A stretch of Microbulbifer bruguierae DNA encodes these proteins:
- a CDS encoding pilus assembly protein PilM encodes MGMLPFLSKGPKAMLGLDISSTSVKLLELSRNGDKYRVESYASEPLPPNAVVDKNINDVGAIAEAIRKVVRRSKTRLRQAAVAVSGSAVITKTLDMPADLSDDALEAQIALEADQYIPYPLDEVNLDFEVQGPSERGEGQVEVLLAACRSENVEQRVSALNEADLLPGVVDVEAYAIERAYTLMDNQFPAQEQLVVAVIDIGATMSALSVLVDGRTVYTREQLFGGRQLTDEIQRRYGLSSEEAMLAKRQGGSGLPDDYYPEVLEPFRDAVVQQVTRSLQFFYSSTSYSDVDYILLGGGVAAMDGLAELVGQKLNKPTMVANPFRDMSVASRVNRQALAVEAPSLMIAAGLAMREREF; translated from the coding sequence ATGGGGATGCTCCCTTTTCTCAGTAAGGGTCCTAAAGCCATGCTTGGGCTCGATATTAGCTCCACCTCGGTAAAGTTGCTCGAACTGAGTCGCAATGGCGACAAATACCGCGTGGAAAGCTATGCAAGTGAGCCGTTGCCCCCGAATGCGGTGGTGGACAAAAATATCAACGACGTGGGTGCCATTGCCGAAGCCATCCGCAAGGTCGTACGGCGTTCCAAGACTCGCCTGCGCCAGGCTGCAGTGGCGGTATCCGGGTCCGCGGTAATTACCAAGACCCTGGACATGCCTGCAGATCTCTCGGACGACGCTCTGGAAGCGCAGATTGCGCTGGAGGCGGACCAATATATCCCCTATCCGCTGGATGAAGTGAATCTGGATTTTGAGGTGCAGGGACCGTCGGAGCGCGGCGAAGGCCAGGTGGAAGTGCTACTGGCGGCATGCCGCAGCGAGAACGTGGAACAGCGCGTATCCGCTTTGAACGAAGCGGATCTACTGCCCGGGGTGGTGGATGTGGAAGCCTACGCCATTGAGCGGGCCTATACCCTGATGGACAACCAGTTCCCGGCTCAGGAGCAGCTGGTGGTCGCGGTGATCGATATCGGTGCCACCATGAGTGCGCTTTCGGTGCTGGTTGACGGTCGTACCGTATACACCCGCGAACAGCTGTTTGGCGGGCGTCAGCTTACCGATGAAATCCAGCGCCGCTACGGTCTGTCTTCGGAGGAAGCCATGCTGGCCAAGCGCCAGGGTGGCAGCGGCTTGCCCGACGACTACTACCCCGAAGTGCTGGAGCCTTTCCGCGATGCGGTAGTGCAACAGGTCACTCGTTCCCTGCAATTCTTTTATTCTTCGACCTCCTACAGCGATGTGGATTACATCCTGCTCGGTGGCGGCGTCGCCGCGATGGACGGGCTCGCTGAGCTGGTGGGTCAGAAACTCAACAAGCCCACTATGGTGGCCAATCCCTTCCGGGATATGAGTGTGGCCTCCCGGGTCAATCGTCAGGCACTGGCGGTGGAAGCGCCGTCACTGATGATTGCCGCGGGTCTCGCCATGCGCGAGCGGGAGTTTTAA